The Luteolibacter rhizosphaerae genome window below encodes:
- a CDS encoding DUF6916 family protein, which translates to MVSGSDSPGGYSPGRRRVIALAGASGLAGVAAAIWPWKQDEEVAAPAVSKTAAPRIAETEEVAANEAAAETTVSNSSVASERERYAQHVGETFRGSPEGGGKLDLILETVGPLLVMAGGQKRFEGYSLLFKIPKGNLPGDGMVTLSHEALGESGLYFVSVGGPTVQARCEAIISRAV; encoded by the coding sequence ATGGTTTCAGGATCCGATAGTCCCGGAGGTTATTCTCCGGGCAGACGGCGCGTCATCGCGCTCGCAGGTGCCAGCGGTCTGGCCGGTGTCGCAGCCGCGATCTGGCCGTGGAAGCAAGACGAGGAAGTCGCCGCGCCTGCCGTTTCCAAGACCGCCGCGCCGCGTATCGCGGAGACCGAAGAGGTAGCCGCGAACGAAGCTGCCGCCGAGACGACCGTTTCCAACTCCAGCGTGGCGAGCGAACGCGAGCGCTATGCCCAGCACGTGGGCGAGACTTTCCGCGGCAGTCCGGAAGGCGGCGGCAAGCTGGACCTGATCCTGGAGACCGTGGGGCCGCTGCTGGTGATGGCCGGCGGCCAGAAGCGCTTCGAGGGGTATTCCCTCCTTTTCAAGATCCCGAAGGGGAACCTGCCCGGCGACGGGATGGTGACCCTCAGCCACGAGGCCCTGGGCGAAAGCGGCCTCTACTTCGTGTCGGTGGGAGGACCCACCGTCCAAGCCCGCTGCGAAGCGATCATCTCCCGCGCCGTCTGA
- a CDS encoding phage tail protein, which translates to MAEPFLAEIRIMSFNFPPKGWALCNGQFLPINQNQALFSLMGTMYGGNGQTNFALPNLRGRVPIHMGAGFTQGQAAGQEAHTVTISELPTHAHMVQCTPTGAATDDPSNRLPGRAAGNAYGSATGLVPMAPQTVTSIGGSQAHQNMQPFLTLNFCVALQGIFPSQT; encoded by the coding sequence ATGGCCGAACCCTTCCTCGCTGAAATCCGGATCATGTCCTTCAACTTCCCGCCGAAAGGCTGGGCGTTGTGCAACGGACAGTTCCTTCCCATCAACCAGAACCAAGCGCTCTTCTCCTTGATGGGCACCATGTATGGCGGCAACGGCCAGACTAACTTCGCGCTGCCCAACCTGCGCGGACGGGTGCCGATCCACATGGGCGCCGGTTTCACCCAAGGCCAGGCCGCCGGCCAGGAGGCCCACACCGTGACCATCTCGGAGCTGCCGACCCATGCCCACATGGTGCAGTGCACGCCAACCGGTGCCGCGACGGACGATCCATCCAACCGTCTTCCGGGCCGCGCCGCAGGCAATGCCTATGGCTCCGCGACCGGTCTGGTGCCGATGGCGCCGCAGACGGTCACCAGCATCGGTGGCAGCCAAGCCCATCAGAACATGCAGCCCTTCCTGACGCTGAACTTCTGTGTCGCCCTACAGGGCATCTTCCCGAGCCAAACCTGA
- a CDS encoding helix-turn-helix transcriptional regulator produces the protein MEPPEFVSRQVREARRFYLNLNPAPGYPLTVVCGGWERCAADFRVERKDFPFLCVEFVTAGKGRVSLGGKERALERGSVFSYGPGCGHVIAADPDDPPQKYFLDFSGQEGIELLKLAALVPGSFRSAGDPERVEEAFKAVLESGRRSGPQAEKIAALQTEILLRTLADGAIGTGGREQSYQSYLRCRDCIDAQFLGLKTATELAAACHLDPAYLSRLFAMHGHASPYHVLLRRRMQHAAALLDGGGLIVREVAEALGLDPFHFSRVFKRIHGISPAEFLKRRASARIDAT, from the coding sequence TTGGAGCCACCAGAATTTGTCTCGCGGCAGGTGCGGGAGGCGCGGCGGTTTTACCTGAACCTGAATCCCGCTCCGGGGTATCCGCTGACGGTGGTGTGCGGGGGCTGGGAGCGCTGTGCGGCGGACTTCCGGGTGGAGAGGAAGGACTTCCCCTTTCTCTGTGTGGAATTCGTGACGGCAGGGAAAGGAAGGGTAAGCTTGGGGGGAAAAGAGAGAGCCTTGGAGCGGGGCAGCGTGTTTTCCTACGGGCCGGGCTGCGGGCATGTGATTGCGGCGGATCCCGATGATCCGCCGCAGAAGTACTTCCTGGATTTCTCAGGTCAGGAGGGAATCGAGCTTTTGAAGCTGGCAGCGCTGGTGCCGGGGAGCTTCCGCAGCGCGGGAGATCCGGAGCGGGTGGAAGAGGCCTTCAAGGCGGTGCTGGAGAGCGGGCGCCGATCAGGACCGCAGGCGGAGAAGATCGCAGCGCTACAGACGGAGATCCTGCTGAGAACCTTGGCGGATGGCGCGATCGGAACGGGAGGGCGGGAGCAATCCTACCAGAGCTATTTGAGATGCCGGGACTGCATTGATGCTCAGTTTTTGGGGCTGAAAACGGCGACAGAACTGGCGGCGGCCTGCCACTTGGATCCGGCGTATCTCTCGCGCCTATTTGCCATGCATGGTCACGCGTCGCCCTATCACGTGTTGCTACGCCGGAGGATGCAGCACGCGGCCGCCCTGCTAGATGGCGGCGGGCTGATCGTGCGCGAGGTGGCGGAGGCGCTCGGCTTGGATCCCTTTCATTTCTCCCGTGTTTTCAAGCGTATCCACGGAATCTCACCCGCGGAATTCCTGAAGCGCCGGGCATCGGCAAGAATCGATGCAACTTAA
- a CDS encoding phage tail protein: MAQPYVGEIRMFAGNFAPAGWMFCDGSILPISENETLFQLIGTTYGGDGESTFALPNLASRVPIHMGTGSSGVTYQIGEAAGVESVTLSTSQIPNHSHSFLASSNSATGPSPTGQVYAAADIYSPAGPPSAMGVQGITPVGGSQPHENMQPYLVINYIISLFGIFPSQT; the protein is encoded by the coding sequence ATGGCCCAACCTTATGTAGGAGAAATCCGGATGTTCGCGGGGAACTTCGCCCCCGCCGGCTGGATGTTCTGTGACGGATCGATCCTGCCGATCTCCGAAAACGAAACTTTGTTCCAATTGATCGGAACCACCTATGGCGGGGATGGTGAGTCCACCTTCGCATTGCCGAACCTCGCCAGCCGCGTGCCGATCCACATGGGCACCGGCTCAAGCGGAGTGACCTATCAGATCGGCGAGGCGGCGGGCGTGGAAAGCGTAACGCTCAGCACTTCCCAGATCCCGAATCACTCGCATTCCTTTCTGGCTTCCAGCAATTCGGCGACGGGGCCCTCCCCGACAGGCCAAGTCTATGCCGCAGCCGACATCTATTCACCGGCAGGCCCGCCCTCGGCAATGGGGGTGCAAGGCATCACGCCCGTCGGAGGATCCCAGCCGCATGAGAACATGCAGCCCTACCTGGTGATCAACTACATCATCTCGCTCTTCGGAATCTTTCCGAGCCAAACCTAA
- a CDS encoding aldo/keto reductase: MKYRPLGSTGLEVSVLGFGGSSLGSVFRPVTLDDAIATVHAALEGGMNFIDVSPSYGETLAELRLGRALEGIPRDSYILATKIGSYSEPRGDYDFSRASTERSVEHSLKRLGVDHIDLIQCHDIEFADHNQVIDETLPTLHNLKEQGIVRHIGITGLPLKIFPSILDRVPPGTVETVLSFCHYELNDTSLADLIPYLQEKGVGIINASPTGMGLLTQRGAPSWHPSTPTIQAGCRKAMEHCRSRGVDIVQLALQFACDNEAIASTLVGSANPDNIRANIAYLDQPFDRDLLAEVMEILEPIHNFNFTRGLPQNRDPIIG; this comes from the coding sequence ATGAAATACCGCCCGCTCGGCTCCACCGGACTTGAGGTCTCCGTCCTCGGCTTCGGCGGCTCATCCCTCGGCTCCGTCTTCCGCCCGGTCACCCTCGACGATGCCATCGCCACCGTGCACGCCGCCTTGGAGGGCGGCATGAACTTCATCGACGTCTCGCCTTCCTACGGCGAAACCCTCGCCGAACTCCGCCTCGGCCGCGCGCTGGAAGGCATCCCGCGGGATTCCTACATCCTCGCCACCAAGATCGGCAGCTACAGCGAGCCCCGCGGCGATTACGATTTCTCCCGCGCCAGCACCGAGCGCAGCGTCGAGCACAGCCTGAAGCGCCTCGGCGTCGACCACATCGACCTCATTCAGTGCCACGACATCGAGTTTGCGGATCACAATCAGGTCATCGATGAAACCCTTCCGACGCTCCATAATCTGAAGGAGCAAGGGATCGTGCGTCACATCGGGATCACCGGACTCCCGCTCAAGATCTTCCCGTCCATTCTCGATCGCGTCCCGCCCGGCACCGTGGAGACCGTTCTCTCCTTCTGCCACTACGAGCTGAATGACACCTCGCTCGCTGACCTCATTCCCTACCTTCAGGAGAAAGGCGTCGGCATCATCAATGCCTCGCCCACTGGCATGGGTCTGCTCACGCAGCGCGGCGCGCCCTCGTGGCATCCATCCACCCCCACTATCCAGGCAGGCTGTCGGAAAGCCATGGAGCACTGCCGCTCACGTGGCGTCGATATCGTCCAACTCGCCCTTCAGTTCGCCTGTGACAACGAGGCGATTGCCAGCACCTTGGTAGGATCCGCGAATCCCGATAACATCCGTGCGAACATCGCCTACCTCGATCAACCCTTCGACCGCGACCTGCTGGCCGAAGTAATGGAGATCCTCGAGCCCATCCACAACTTTAACTTCACCCGCGGCCTCCCCCAGAACCGCGACCCCATCATCGGCTAG